From Salvia splendens isolate huo1 chromosome 16, SspV2, whole genome shotgun sequence, a single genomic window includes:
- the LOC121772663 gene encoding uncharacterized protein LOC121772663 → MSVACGVECVVVLGCLRWAWKRCTYIGSYDSESWPSATPDEFYAVPRLCRLILAVYEPDILSPKYAPAGGYRLNPDWVVKRVAYDHTLGHAPPYLIYADHDNREIVTAIRGLNLLSESDYKLLLDNRLGKQMFDGGYVHYGLLKSATWLLNAESETLRRLWEESGRCYKMVFTGHSLGSGVAALLTVIVVNHGDRLGGIPRSLVKCYAVAPARCMSLNLAVKYADVINSVILQDDFLPRTPTPLEDIFKSIFCLPCLLFLVCLRDTFIPEGRKLRDPRRLYAPGRIYHIVERKFCRCGRFPPEVRTAIPVDGRFEHIVLSCNATSDHAIIWIEREAEKALGNLREQDAEVITTPPKVQKFERILTLEKEHKDALERAVSLNIPHAVTSAEEEPPEEGSSAGKEPREDDTGPEEQTDKSFCKNARDNWNEAVEKLFHKSESGKLLLKRDNSASASGSGSTTER, encoded by the exons ATGTCTGTAGCTTGCGGCGTCGAATGCGTCGTCGTTTTGGGGTGCCTCCGGTGGGCATGGAAGCGCTGCACCTACATCGGCTCCTACGACAGCGAGAGCTGGCCCTCCGCCACCCCCGACGAGTTCTACGCCGTCCCCCGCCTCTGCCGCCTCATCCTCGCCGTCTACGAGCCCGATATCCTCTCCCCCAAGTACGCCCCCGCCGGCGGCTACCGCCTCAACCCCGATTGGGTCGTCAAGCGCGTCGCCTACGACCACACGCTCGGCCACGCCCCGCCCTACCTGATCTACGCCGATCACGACAATCGCGAGATCGTCACGGCCATCCGCGGCCTCAATCTCCTCAGCGAGAGCGATTACAAGCTCCTGCTCGACAATCGGCTGGGGAAGCAGATGTTCGACGGCGGTTACGTGCACTACGGCCTCCTCAAGTCGGCCACGTGGCTGCTCAACGCCGAGTCGGAGACGCTGCGGCGCCTCTGGGAGGAGAGCGGGAGGTGCTATAAGATGGTTTTCACGGGGCATTCGTTGGGCTCAGGTGTTGCCGCTTTGTTGACTGTGATTGTAGTCAATCACGGGGATCGGTTGGGGGGGATTCCGAGGAGCTTGGTCAAGTGCTATGCGGTGGCGCCGGCGAGGTGTATGTCGCTCAATTTGGCCGTCAAGTATGCCGATGTTATCAACTCTGTTATTTTGCAG GATGATTTCTTGCCCAGAACACCCACACCATTGGAGGATATCTTCAAGTCTATTTTCTG TTTGCCCTGCTTATTGTTTCTGGTCTGTCTGAGGGATACATTCATACCTGAAGGTAGAAAACTCAGGGATCCAAGAAGACTATATGCTCCTGGCCGTATATATCACATCGTCGAGAGGAAATTTTGCCG GTGTGGGAGATTTCCACCAGAGGTCAGGACCGCTATTCCTGTTGATGGCAGATTTGAGCATATTGTCTTGTCGTGCAATGCTACATCCGATCATGCTATTATCTGGATAGAACGAGAGGCAGAAAAGGCCTTGGGT AATTTAAGGGAGCAAGATGCAGAGGTCATAACAACCCCACCCAAAGTGCAGAAGTTCGAGCGGATTCTAACATTAGAGAAAGAACATAAGGATGCATTAGAGCGAGCTGTCAGTCTAAATATACCTCACGCGGTGACGTCTGCTGAAGAAGAACCCCCAGAGGAGGGATCTTCAGCAGGCAAGGAGCCTCGTGAAGATGACACTGGGCCGGAAGAACAAACAGATAAATCATTTTGTAAGAACGCTAGGGACAATTGGAATGAAGCGGTTGAGAAACTCTTCCATAAAAGCGAGTCCGGGAAGCTGTTGCTCAAGAGGGACAATTCTGCCTCGGCAAGTGGCTCTGGATCAACAACAGAAAGGTGA
- the LOC121771337 gene encoding GDSL esterase/lipase At5g37690-like, translating to MLPNPPEDSPMEGPLVTDIISAKLGIPPPPPYLSLSPTDDTIFRGVNYASGGAGILNDTGLYFIERLSLDDQIEKFERTKQRMRAKIGDEAANKLCNEAVYFIGIGSNDYVNNFLQPFLADGQQFTHDEFLELLVSTLAEQLMSLYQLGARKMIFHGLGPLGCIPSQRMKSSRGQCLNQVNLWVQRFNAKVKQLITSLNAHLPSSQMIFADTYQPVLQLIDIRFQGIKHIMLQSRSQARRVVFAKLQTMRKPK from the exons ATGCTGCCAAACCCACCGGAAGATTCACCAATGGAAGGACCATTGGTGACAGACATTATTT CTGCCAAGCTTGGGATTCCGCCACCACCTCCATATCTCTCCTTGTCGCCAACGGACGACACCATCTTCAGAGGCGTAAACTACGCCTCTGGTGGAGCTGGCATTCTCAACGACACCGGCCTCTACTTT ATAGAAAGGCTGTCGTTGGACGACCAGATAGAGAAATTTGAGAGGACGAAGCAGCGGATGAGGGCGAAAATAGGAGACGAGGCCGCCAACAAACTATGCAACGAAGCAGTCTACTTCATAGGAATAGGCAGCAACGACTACGTCAACAATTTTCTACAGCCATTCCTCGCAGACGGCCAGCAGTTCACTCATGACGAGTTTCTCGAGCTCCTCGTGTCAACCTTAGCCGAACAACTCATG AGCCTTTACCAATTAGGCGCGAGGAAGATGATATTCCACGGACTAGGGCCACTCGGGTGCATCCCATCGCAGAGAATGAAATCCAGCCGCGGCCAATGCCTGAACCAAGTCAATCTATGGGTCCAGCGCTTCAACGCGAAAGTGAAGCAACTCATCACCTCTCTCAACGCGCACCTTCCTTCCTCCCAAATGATATTCGCGGATACTTATCAACCGGTGCTACAACTTATCGACATACG GTTTCAAGGTATCAAACACATCATGCTGCAAAGTAGATCCCAAGCTAGGAGGGTTGTGTTTgccaaactccaaactatgcgAAAACCGAAATGA